One stretch of Armatimonadota bacterium DNA includes these proteins:
- a CDS encoding iron ABC transporter permease translates to MEGTPLEVKSSPLQPAGAALRKHARGWSGRGVFPILLGSTVLLLVLSPVGMLLYGSLSTSPPGDVGALSGAGFAALGDPEVRSVFLETLAVASGATALSLLIAAPLSWLIARTDVPLAGLWESLLTLPLFIPPILLAVAWSIAASPRAGLVNRLLQVLGLPGPLVNIYTREGLIWFLAQYGVAFQVSVLTGPLRALDASLEEAGRVSGAGQGVVLRRILLPLMFPVISNSALYAFARGVETFEGPLLIGLPGGIKTFAVYVYERIHHRARPEYQVTSALGIAALLFLLPLMALQWRVVQGQTFHAIGGRGYRVARLSLGPWRWAAAGLCGLYSAVSILFPALVLLLGSFSRLLGVFGENWFTWEHYRNLLRDRYLVQAVQNTLVVGLAGASAVVGLGMGVAYLLVRGRRWARLRTAVNLATWVPVGIPGVLLGLGFLWTFAFLPGPFQLYGTIWALVIADITLCLPVAVRILQGALAQLNPDLEESARVCGVGSARAVWEVVFPLLWPSVVAAWLLSFLIILREVSASIMLAAPGNQVLAVALVVLVNQGRIEEVCAAAVLTLVGVVGLRGVLTRIGTRRAHTGSGLPESP, encoded by the coding sequence GTGGAAGGGACACCCCTGGAGGTGAAGTCCTCCCCGCTCCAGCCCGCGGGAGCCGCCCTCCGAAAGCACGCGAGGGGGTGGAGCGGGAGGGGCGTTTTCCCGATCCTCCTCGGCAGCACCGTCCTCCTGCTCGTGCTCTCGCCCGTAGGAATGCTGCTGTACGGGAGCCTGAGCACCTCCCCTCCCGGGGACGTGGGTGCCTTGAGCGGAGCGGGCTTCGCGGCCCTCGGCGATCCCGAAGTCCGCTCCGTCTTCCTGGAGACCCTGGCGGTGGCCTCCGGCGCGACGGCGTTGAGCCTCCTGATCGCGGCTCCCCTCTCCTGGCTCATCGCCCGGACGGACGTCCCCCTCGCGGGCCTGTGGGAGAGCCTGCTGACCTTGCCCCTCTTCATCCCTCCCATCCTCCTGGCGGTGGCGTGGAGCATCGCGGCTTCCCCCCGCGCGGGACTGGTGAACCGTCTCCTGCAGGTCCTGGGGCTACCTGGGCCGCTCGTGAACATCTACACCCGGGAAGGCCTCATCTGGTTCCTCGCCCAGTACGGGGTCGCCTTCCAGGTGAGCGTGCTCACCGGACCCCTGCGGGCCCTGGATGCGAGCCTGGAGGAGGCCGGCCGGGTGAGCGGGGCGGGGCAGGGGGTCGTGTTGCGGCGGATCCTGCTTCCCCTGATGTTCCCCGTGATCTCCAACTCCGCCCTCTATGCCTTCGCCCGGGGCGTGGAGACCTTCGAGGGGCCGCTGCTGATCGGTCTTCCCGGTGGGATCAAGACCTTCGCCGTGTACGTCTACGAGCGGATCCACCACCGCGCGCGACCCGAGTACCAGGTGACCTCCGCCCTCGGGATCGCGGCCCTGCTCTTCCTTCTCCCCCTCATGGCCCTCCAGTGGAGGGTCGTGCAGGGCCAGACCTTCCACGCCATCGGAGGGCGCGGCTACCGGGTAGCCCGCCTCTCCCTCGGCCCGTGGCGGTGGGCGGCGGCAGGTCTGTGCGGGCTCTACAGCGCCGTCTCGATCCTCTTCCCAGCCCTGGTCCTGCTCCTGGGATCGTTCTCCCGGTTGCTCGGCGTCTTCGGAGAGAACTGGTTCACCTGGGAACACTACCGCAACCTCCTCCGGGACCGTTACCTGGTCCAGGCGGTCCAGAACACCCTGGTGGTGGGCCTTGCGGGCGCCTCCGCGGTGGTGGGGCTGGGGATGGGGGTCGCGTACCTCCTGGTACGGGGCCGCCGGTGGGCACGGCTGCGGACCGCGGTGAACCTCGCCACCTGGGTCCCCGTGGGGATCCCCGGCGTCCTTTTGGGGTTGGGGTTCCTGTGGACCTTCGCGTTCCTGCCGGGCCCGTTCCAGCTCTACGGCACCATCTGGGCCCTGGTCATCGCGGACATCACCCTGTGCCTTCCCGTGGCGGTGCGCATCCTGCAGGGCGCCCTCGCCCAGCTCAACCCCGATCTGGAGGAGAGCGCCCGGGTGTGTGGGGTGGGCTCGGCGCGGGCGGTGTGGGAGGTGGTGTTCCCGCTCCTGTGGCCCTCCGTGGTGGCCGCGTGGCTGCTCAGCTTTTTGATCATCCTCCGGGAGGTGAGCGCGTCCATCATGCTGGCGGCCCCCGGGAACCAGGTCCTGGCCGTGGCGCTCGTGGTGCTGGTGAACCAGGGAAGGATCGAGGAGGTGTGCGCCGCGGCCGTCCTCACGCTGGTCGGGGTGGTCGGGCTTCGGGGCGTGCTCACCCGAATCGGCACCCGGCGAGCGCACACCGGGAGCGGGCTCCCGGAGTCCCCGTGA
- a CDS encoding GNAT family N-acetyltransferase, translating to MRQLERVQVRPATLRDLPYLVEAWGELARYHERFDPGFALSRGWRQSYAAYVSSLLGREDVCVVVAWGPGELAGMAVGRTMLAPPFFRYRRRGYIQDVYTREPYRRQGIARRMVERLEAWLRAQGVRRVELTVAPQNPTALAFWERMGYRPYLQVFSKAL from the coding sequence ATGCGCCAGCTGGAGCGGGTGCAGGTGCGCCCTGCCACCCTCCGCGATCTCCCTTACCTCGTGGAGGCGTGGGGGGAGCTGGCGCGCTACCACGAGCGGTTCGATCCCGGTTTCGCCCTCAGCCGCGGATGGCGTCAGTCGTATGCGGCGTATGTGTCCTCCCTGCTGGGCCGGGAGGACGTGTGCGTGGTGGTGGCCTGGGGTCCAGGGGAACTCGCGGGGATGGCGGTGGGCCGCACCATGCTGGCTCCCCCTTTCTTCCGGTACCGTCGGAGGGGCTACATCCAGGACGTGTACACCCGGGAACCCTACCGCCGCCAGGGAATCGCCCGTCGCATGGTGGAGCGGCTGGAGGCGTGGCTGCGCGCCCAGGGGGTCCGGCGCGTGGAGCTCACCGTGGCGCCCCAAAACCCCACGGCCCTTGCCTTCTGGGAGAGGATGGGCTACCGCCCCTACCTGCAGGTCTTCAGCAAGGCGCTCTAA
- the mutS gene encoding DNA mismatch repair protein MutS, with translation MSTSAEERKRGRREKDELVPSRRQYLELKRQYPHAILLYRLGDFYEAFDEDARLVARDARVVLTSRSFGRSGRVPMAGIPHHALHHYLARLLAAGHTVAIAEQLSPPGRGLIERAVTRVLTPGTVAEPALLPASENRYLAAILPLDGRWGLSWVDVSTGEFATMELESAPQLLEELARLAPAECLVPGELPEIRLPGRVTRLDRWLFDPERARNALCAHFGVRSLEPYGCGALPAATGAAGAILAYLERTNPAFLPLLVRLRTETLRHRVGLDPATRRNLEITRSLRTGSVRGSLLGVLDRTRTAQGARWLRRMVSQPIRDLPELRRRQEVIEALVADPVGRAALGAELAAVGDLERLVGRVVHRQASGREFLVLQTALEAVGRIVERLRSSRSPALEALAGGLDPCADVAELVRRAVVEDEEGVRIRPGYCPELDAAREEIQETRRWLLTLEARERERTGIRSLKVGYNKVFGYYIEVTRPNLHLVPPDYIRKQTVATGERFYTLALKEAEARILSAEERLGELEREALERLTAEVVAHVPRLLDLAARMAELDAFLSLAEVAARWNWTRPVLEEGEDLEIVEGRHPVVEANLEGEAFIPNDCRLGGDGPRILLVTGPNMGGKSTYLRQVALIVLLAQIGSFVPARGARIGLVDRIFTRVGAQDDLAGGASTFLVEMMETATILHQATHRSLVILDEVGRGTGTQDGLAIARAVLEDLHDRIGARTLFATHYLELTSLAGKLPKVANVHLAATEHDGRVIFLYRVRPGPASRSYGIQVARLAGIPKWVADRAEALLMEATAPPGPVQAPSDPRKPPGKAEQLPLDGFGPGPDPAEQLVRALRELDLEHLSPLEALSWLVRQKSRLAGGP, from the coding sequence GTGAGCACGTCCGCGGAGGAAAGAAAGCGCGGCCGGCGGGAGAAGGACGAGCTCGTCCCCTCCCGCCGTCAGTATCTGGAGCTCAAGCGGCAGTACCCGCACGCCATCCTCCTCTACCGGCTAGGCGATTTCTACGAAGCCTTCGACGAGGATGCCCGCCTCGTGGCCCGGGACGCCCGGGTGGTGCTCACCTCCCGCAGCTTCGGCCGCAGCGGTCGGGTCCCCATGGCGGGCATCCCGCACCACGCCCTCCACCACTACCTCGCGCGCCTGCTCGCGGCAGGCCACACCGTGGCCATCGCGGAGCAGCTCAGCCCGCCCGGCAGGGGGCTCATCGAGCGGGCGGTCACCCGGGTGCTCACCCCGGGGACCGTGGCGGAGCCGGCGCTTCTGCCCGCCTCCGAGAACCGCTACCTGGCTGCCATCCTCCCCCTGGACGGGCGGTGGGGGCTTTCGTGGGTGGACGTGAGCACCGGGGAGTTCGCCACCATGGAGCTCGAATCCGCCCCGCAACTGCTCGAGGAGCTCGCGCGCCTTGCACCCGCGGAGTGCCTGGTTCCTGGAGAGCTTCCGGAGATCCGGCTCCCCGGGCGCGTCACGCGGCTCGATCGGTGGCTATTTGATCCCGAGCGGGCCCGCAACGCCCTGTGCGCCCACTTCGGGGTTCGATCCCTCGAGCCCTACGGCTGCGGTGCGCTACCGGCCGCCACGGGAGCTGCGGGCGCCATCCTCGCCTACCTGGAGCGCACCAACCCCGCCTTCTTGCCGCTGCTCGTGCGGCTGCGCACCGAGACCCTGCGCCATCGGGTAGGTCTGGATCCCGCCACCCGCCGGAACCTGGAGATCACCCGCAGCCTGCGCACGGGAAGCGTGCGAGGGAGTCTGCTGGGGGTGCTGGACCGGACCCGCACCGCGCAGGGAGCCCGGTGGCTGCGCCGGATGGTTTCCCAGCCCATCCGGGATCTTCCGGAGCTGCGGCGGCGGCAGGAGGTGATCGAGGCCCTGGTGGCGGATCCCGTAGGGCGGGCCGCCCTCGGGGCGGAACTCGCGGCCGTGGGAGACCTGGAACGACTGGTGGGCCGGGTGGTCCACCGGCAGGCCTCGGGTCGGGAGTTCCTCGTCCTGCAGACGGCCCTGGAAGCCGTGGGCCGCATCGTGGAGCGGTTGCGGTCCAGCCGCAGTCCCGCCCTGGAGGCCCTCGCGGGAGGGCTGGATCCGTGCGCGGATGTCGCGGAGCTGGTGAGGCGCGCGGTGGTGGAGGACGAGGAGGGGGTGCGTATCCGCCCGGGGTACTGCCCGGAGCTCGATGCGGCCCGCGAAGAGATCCAGGAGACCCGGCGGTGGCTGTTAACCCTCGAGGCCCGGGAGCGGGAGCGGACGGGGATCCGGTCCCTGAAGGTGGGCTACAACAAGGTGTTCGGGTACTACATCGAGGTCACCCGCCCGAACCTGCACCTCGTGCCCCCGGACTACATCCGCAAGCAGACCGTGGCCACGGGCGAGCGCTTCTACACCCTGGCCCTCAAGGAGGCGGAGGCCAGGATCCTCAGCGCGGAGGAGCGCCTGGGCGAGCTGGAGCGGGAGGCCCTGGAACGCCTCACCGCCGAGGTGGTGGCCCACGTGCCGCGGCTCCTGGACCTTGCCGCCCGGATGGCGGAGCTCGATGCGTTCCTCTCCTTGGCGGAGGTGGCGGCGCGGTGGAACTGGACCCGGCCGGTCCTGGAAGAGGGGGAGGACCTGGAGATCGTCGAGGGCCGGCATCCCGTGGTGGAGGCGAACCTCGAAGGGGAGGCCTTCATCCCCAACGACTGTCGGCTTGGCGGGGATGGCCCCCGCATCCTGCTCGTCACCGGCCCCAACATGGGCGGGAAGTCCACCTATCTGCGGCAGGTGGCCCTCATCGTGCTGCTGGCGCAGATCGGATCCTTCGTGCCCGCCCGCGGGGCCCGCATCGGGCTCGTGGACCGCATCTTCACCCGGGTGGGTGCCCAGGACGACCTCGCGGGCGGGGCCAGCACCTTCCTGGTGGAGATGATGGAGACCGCGACCATCCTACACCAGGCCACCCATCGCAGCCTCGTCATCCTGGACGAGGTGGGCCGGGGCACCGGAACCCAGGACGGGCTCGCCATCGCCCGCGCGGTGCTGGAGGACCTCCACGACCGCATCGGGGCCCGCACCCTCTTCGCCACCCACTACCTGGAGCTCACCTCCCTCGCGGGGAAGCTGCCGAAGGTGGCCAACGTGCACCTCGCAGCCACGGAGCACGACGGCCGCGTGATCTTCCTCTACCGGGTGCGTCCCGGGCCCGCGAGCCGCTCCTACGGGATCCAGGTGGCGCGGCTTGCGGGGATCCCGAAGTGGGTGGCGGACCGCGCAGAGGCCTTGCTGATGGAAGCCACCGCCCCGCCGGGCCCCGTCCAGGCACCCTCCGATCCGCGGAAGCCCCCGGGGAAGGCAGAGCAACTTCCCCTCGACGGGTTTGGACCCGGGCCGGACCCCGCGGAGCAGCTCGTGCGGGCCCTCCGGGAGCTGGACCTCGAGCACCTCTCCCCGCTGGAGGCCCTGAGCTGGCTTGTCCGCCAGAAGAGCCGGCTCGCGGGCGGCCCCTGA
- a CDS encoding inositol monophosphatase family protein: MTAFSPAVDVAVRAAREAGHVLVEHFLRPSRPEEVRYKGPTSPVTEADYASEACIVSRLREAFPEYGVVAEESGGSPKPGAPCWYVDPLDGTTNFAHRLPWFAVSIALAAGEEVRVGVVYHPILDELFVAERGRGAWLLRGSRRERLRVSRVGRLAQALVATGTPPDIGVTGRNLPQMGALARAAEDLRVLGSAALELASVAAGRLDAFWEPDLNPWDVAAGALLVLEAGGVVTGMDGSPYTVYTRDLLATNGLLHEAMLHLVRGA, translated from the coding sequence ATGACCGCCTTCTCCCCCGCGGTGGACGTGGCGGTGCGGGCGGCCCGGGAGGCCGGGCACGTGCTCGTGGAGCACTTCCTCCGCCCCAGCCGGCCCGAAGAGGTGCGGTACAAGGGGCCCACGAGCCCCGTGACGGAGGCGGACTACGCCAGCGAGGCGTGTATCGTCTCGCGGTTGCGGGAGGCCTTCCCGGAATACGGGGTGGTGGCGGAGGAAAGCGGTGGATCGCCGAAGCCGGGAGCACCGTGCTGGTACGTGGATCCTCTGGACGGTACGACGAACTTCGCGCACCGGCTCCCGTGGTTTGCGGTCTCCATCGCCCTCGCGGCGGGGGAGGAGGTCCGGGTCGGGGTGGTCTACCACCCCATCCTGGACGAGCTCTTCGTGGCGGAGCGGGGAAGGGGCGCGTGGCTCCTGCGGGGAAGCCGCCGGGAGCGACTGCGGGTCTCCCGGGTCGGACGGCTCGCGCAGGCCCTGGTGGCCACGGGCACCCCTCCGGACATCGGCGTCACAGGCCGCAACCTGCCCCAGATGGGTGCCTTGGCCAGGGCCGCGGAGGACCTACGGGTGCTGGGAAGCGCGGCCCTGGAGCTGGCGTCCGTGGCCGCGGGTCGTCTGGACGCCTTCTGGGAGCCGGATCTGAACCCGTGGGATGTGGCCGCAGGGGCACTCCTGGTGCTGGAGGCGGGCGGCGTGGTCACGGGGATGGACGGCTCGCCCTACACGGTGTACACCCGGGACCTCCTGGCCACCAACGGCCTCCTGCACGAAGCCATGCTGCATCTGGTTCGGGGGGCGTGA
- a CDS encoding citrate/2-methylcitrate synthase, with protein MPQIAKGLEGVVAGTTALSFIDGRAGRLVYCGYDIHELARKSTFEEVCFLLWYGRLPNRTELDALRRELATMRPLPRPVEELLRALPSTLDPLDALRTALSPLLAFDEGARETSREANLRRAKWLTALTSTVIAAFHRLRTGQKPVPPDPELPHAANFLYMLLGERPTPLAQRAMDAYFVLLADHGYNASTFTARVIASTLSDMVSAVCGAIGALKGPLHGGAAQWTMEMLLEIGSLENVEPYIRRLFAEHKRVPGFGHRVYRTEDPRARVLRELSRRVGEETGGLLWYEMSERVDALVAQLRGDREIYPNVDFYSASLLYNLGIPPDLMTCAFAASRVAGWTAHVLEQQADNRLYRPLSEYTGPMDLAYVPIEER; from the coding sequence ATGCCCCAGATCGCGAAAGGCCTGGAAGGCGTTGTTGCGGGAACCACGGCCCTGAGCTTCATCGACGGACGGGCGGGGCGGCTCGTGTACTGCGGGTACGACATCCACGAGCTCGCCCGGAAGTCTACCTTCGAGGAAGTCTGTTTCCTCCTGTGGTATGGCCGGCTGCCGAACCGAACGGAGCTCGACGCCCTGCGAAGGGAGTTGGCCACCATGCGGCCGCTCCCCCGGCCCGTGGAGGAACTCCTGCGGGCGCTCCCGAGTACTCTGGATCCTCTCGATGCCCTGCGCACGGCCCTCTCGCCGCTTCTGGCCTTCGACGAGGGCGCCCGAGAGACGTCCCGGGAGGCGAATCTTCGCCGGGCCAAGTGGCTCACCGCCCTCACGAGCACCGTCATCGCCGCCTTCCACCGGCTGCGCACGGGCCAGAAACCTGTGCCGCCGGACCCGGAGCTCCCGCACGCCGCGAACTTCCTGTACATGCTTTTGGGCGAGAGACCCACGCCGCTCGCCCAGCGGGCCATGGACGCCTATTTCGTGCTGCTCGCGGACCACGGCTACAACGCGTCCACCTTCACCGCCCGGGTCATCGCCAGCACCCTCTCGGACATGGTCTCCGCCGTCTGCGGGGCCATCGGCGCCCTCAAGGGGCCTCTCCACGGCGGGGCGGCCCAGTGGACCATGGAGATGCTGCTGGAGATCGGCTCCCTGGAGAACGTGGAGCCGTACATCCGGCGGCTGTTCGCGGAGCACAAGCGGGTTCCCGGGTTCGGACACCGGGTCTACCGGACGGAGGATCCCCGGGCCCGGGTGCTGCGGGAACTCTCCCGCCGGGTGGGGGAGGAGACCGGCGGCCTCCTCTGGTACGAGATGTCCGAACGGGTGGACGCCCTGGTGGCGCAACTGCGGGGAGACCGGGAGATCTACCCCAACGTGGACTTCTACTCCGCCTCGCTGCTCTACAACCTCGGCATTCCGCCAGACCTTATGACGTGTGCCTTCGCGGCAAGCCGGGTGGCGGGCTGGACCGCGCACGTGCTCGAGCAGCAGGCGGACAACCGGCTGTACCGCCCGCTCTCGGAGTACACGGGACCCATGGATCTTGCCTACGTCCCGATCGAGGAGCGTTAG
- the mutL gene encoding DNA mismatch repair endonuclease MutL, which produces MRSPIRILPEHVVARIAAGEVIERPASVVKELVENALDAQARNVHVEVYDAGFGLIRVSDDGIGIPAEELWLACQRHATSKLPEDDLLHIRTLGFRGEALPSIAAVSELELVSATGADGVGARVVVRHGRCVLQEPAPRLRGTTATVRHLFDRVPARRAALRNPRTETAQIVQTVRRLALAAPHVAFSLSVDRRAVLRTSGSGDLETALVEVYGAGIAGRLVRLEPVEVGRARVEGFVSAVEVTRPHRADLHFITNGRWAQPRGLVRALEAAYRWILPRGRHPILAVTIETAPELVDVNLHPAKLEVRLVEEAAIATGLSERVRSALGRRPKTLVLLGPPPSPSPADRVEERPEGWEVDRIVTPNLPPLRLVDQVQDRLLLLEGPDGLYLVDQHRAHERVLYEHLRSAHAASAPPSVELPDPLVIDLRPSQVDRFARRLGEFESLGFRLEVFGARAFLVRAAPPLPGVLEVGEAEEVARVLVDLAEEEPEEMEGWRERLLVELACRTAVRRGRRLERQAMRELVEALGRVSAPAVCPHGSPVILQVTEEILGRQFRWR; this is translated from the coding sequence ATGCGCTCTCCCATCCGGATCCTGCCCGAGCACGTGGTGGCGCGGATCGCCGCGGGCGAGGTGATCGAGCGGCCCGCCTCCGTGGTGAAGGAGCTGGTGGAGAACGCCCTGGATGCCCAGGCACGGAACGTGCACGTGGAGGTCTACGATGCGGGGTTTGGCCTTATCCGGGTGAGCGACGACGGCATCGGGATCCCCGCGGAGGAGCTGTGGCTCGCCTGCCAGCGGCACGCCACCAGCAAGCTCCCAGAGGACGACCTGCTCCACATCCGCACCCTGGGCTTCCGGGGAGAGGCCCTTCCCAGCATCGCCGCGGTGTCGGAGCTGGAGCTGGTGAGCGCCACGGGGGCGGACGGGGTGGGGGCCCGGGTGGTGGTGCGGCACGGCCGATGCGTGCTCCAGGAGCCCGCACCCCGGCTCCGGGGGACCACCGCCACCGTCCGGCACCTCTTCGACCGCGTCCCCGCGCGCCGGGCCGCCCTGCGGAATCCCCGGACCGAGACCGCCCAGATCGTCCAGACCGTGCGCCGGCTCGCCCTCGCGGCTCCGCACGTGGCCTTCTCCCTCTCCGTGGACCGGCGGGCCGTTCTGCGCACCAGCGGCTCCGGGGATCTGGAGACGGCCCTGGTAGAGGTGTACGGCGCGGGGATCGCGGGTCGGCTCGTGCGCCTGGAACCGGTGGAGGTGGGCAGGGCCCGGGTCGAGGGGTTCGTGAGCGCCGTGGAGGTGACCCGGCCCCACCGGGCCGACCTGCACTTCATCACGAACGGCCGGTGGGCGCAGCCGAGGGGACTCGTGCGCGCGCTGGAGGCCGCGTACCGGTGGATCCTCCCCCGTGGCCGGCACCCCATCCTCGCGGTGACCATCGAGACCGCTCCGGAGCTCGTGGACGTGAACCTTCATCCCGCAAAGCTAGAAGTGCGGCTCGTGGAGGAAGCGGCCATCGCCACGGGCCTGAGCGAGCGGGTCCGATCCGCCCTCGGCCGCCGGCCGAAGACCCTGGTCCTCCTTGGGCCTCCCCCATCCCCAAGTCCCGCGGACCGGGTGGAGGAGAGGCCGGAGGGCTGGGAGGTGGACCGCATCGTTACGCCGAACCTCCCTCCCCTGCGATTGGTGGATCAGGTGCAGGACCGGCTCCTCCTCCTCGAGGGCCCGGATGGCCTGTACCTCGTGGACCAGCACCGGGCCCACGAACGGGTCCTGTACGAGCACCTGAGGTCCGCGCACGCGGCTTCTGCTCCGCCCTCCGTGGAGCTCCCGGATCCCCTGGTGATCGATCTCCGCCCCAGTCAGGTGGACCGGTTTGCCCGTCGGCTCGGGGAGTTCGAGTCCCTGGGGTTCCGGCTGGAGGTGTTCGGGGCGCGGGCGTTTCTGGTGCGTGCGGCTCCGCCCCTTCCCGGGGTACTGGAAGTGGGCGAGGCGGAGGAGGTGGCGCGGGTGCTGGTGGACCTGGCGGAGGAGGAGCCAGAGGAGATGGAGGGGTGGAGGGAGCGGTTGCTGGTGGAGCTCGCCTGTCGCACCGCGGTGCGCAGGGGCCGGAGGCTGGAACGTCAGGCCATGCGGGAGCTGGTGGAGGCGTTGGGTCGGGTGAGTGCTCCGGCCGTTTGCCCGCACGGCTCACCCGTGATCCTGCAGGTCACGGAGGAAATTCTCGGGCGGCAGTTCCGATGGCGGTGA
- a CDS encoding ABC transporter substrate-binding protein, which yields MRQRWMYVVLGVSALGLFALLVGTVLAASPAPLRGGTLRVADDPPGGPFGIPWKRGIYASIPASVAFEAPLWGDARGRIFPYLAERWEVSPDRKAILLRIRRGVRFHDGTELTAEAMRFNLQRQIEARRLPRMVRSADVVDPSTVRVNLTEWHNGLPLWLDGLGSTEIVSPQHIQRVGEERAQWEPVGTGPFRLVRYDPNAFAEFVRFNQYWDRGKPYLDRLELRFFRDQQTLKAALLAGQLDVAGFSDPVIISELKATGRFQLISGLHTVNIVLVPDSMNTDSPLADRRVREAVYSAIDRESIARALGYGVFEASNQIAHPGHDAALRDFPLPPYDPARARRLLAEAGYPDGFRTRLIFDPTVLSREMATAVQGYLERVGIRAELEMVDRPRFSEYQQKGWRGFLIETMSYVVNFNSWVEFFFTNPPAVYASMRRPPDLEKVWQESRTTLTPQRHKLQLLHRVLLQDLTVVPVMIGPRKVYIAQPYVRNTGHLQGGTWPRWRPGDAWIAR from the coding sequence ATGAGACAGAGATGGATGTACGTGGTGCTGGGGGTTTCTGCCCTGGGGCTCTTCGCTCTGCTGGTCGGGACCGTCCTCGCGGCCAGCCCAGCTCCCCTGCGCGGGGGGACCCTGCGGGTCGCAGACGATCCGCCCGGAGGGCCGTTCGGCATCCCCTGGAAGCGCGGGATTTACGCGTCCATTCCCGCAAGCGTCGCCTTTGAGGCGCCCCTGTGGGGGGACGCGCGGGGCCGCATCTTCCCCTATCTCGCGGAGCGGTGGGAGGTCTCCCCGGATCGGAAGGCCATCCTGTTGCGGATCCGCCGGGGGGTCCGGTTCCACGACGGCACGGAGCTCACCGCGGAAGCCATGCGGTTCAACCTGCAAAGGCAGATTGAGGCACGCCGCCTTCCCCGCATGGTGAGGTCCGCGGACGTGGTAGATCCCTCCACCGTGCGGGTGAACCTGACGGAGTGGCACAACGGACTCCCCCTGTGGTTGGACGGGCTCGGGTCCACGGAGATCGTCTCCCCTCAGCACATCCAGCGGGTGGGGGAGGAGCGGGCCCAGTGGGAGCCCGTGGGCACCGGCCCCTTTCGGCTGGTCCGGTACGACCCCAACGCGTTCGCGGAGTTCGTCCGGTTCAACCAGTACTGGGACCGGGGGAAGCCCTACCTGGACCGCTTGGAGCTGCGGTTTTTCCGGGACCAGCAGACGCTGAAAGCGGCCCTCCTGGCGGGGCAGCTGGACGTGGCGGGCTTCAGCGACCCCGTCATCATCAGCGAGTTGAAGGCGACGGGGCGGTTCCAACTGATCAGCGGCCTGCACACCGTGAACATCGTCCTGGTCCCCGATTCCATGAACACGGACTCCCCCCTGGCCGACCGGAGGGTGCGGGAAGCGGTGTACTCCGCCATAGACCGGGAATCCATCGCCAGGGCCCTGGGCTACGGCGTATTCGAGGCCTCGAACCAGATCGCCCATCCCGGCCACGACGCCGCCCTCCGGGACTTCCCGTTGCCCCCCTACGATCCCGCGCGCGCCCGCCGTCTGCTCGCGGAAGCCGGGTACCCAGATGGCTTCCGCACGCGCCTCATCTTCGATCCCACCGTGCTCTCCCGGGAGATGGCCACCGCCGTCCAGGGGTACCTGGAACGGGTCGGCATTCGCGCGGAACTGGAGATGGTCGATCGGCCCCGCTTTTCGGAATACCAGCAGAAGGGTTGGCGCGGGTTCCTGATCGAGACCATGAGCTACGTCGTCAACTTCAACAGCTGGGTCGAGTTCTTCTTCACGAACCCTCCCGCCGTGTACGCCAGCATGAGGCGCCCGCCCGACCTGGAGAAGGTGTGGCAGGAATCCCGGACCACGCTGACTCCCCAGCGCCACAAGCTGCAGCTGCTGCACCGGGTTCTCCTGCAGGACCTCACGGTCGTCCCAGTGATGATCGGACCCCGGAAGGTCTACATCGCCCAGCCCTATGTGCGGAACACCGGGCACCTGCAGGGCGGGACCTGGCCGCGGTGGAGGCCCGGCGATGCCTGGATCGCCCGGTAG